A genomic region of Capnocytophaga canimorsus contains the following coding sequences:
- a CDS encoding RsmD family RNA methyltransferase: MRIISGKNKGKRLIAPQKLPVRPTTDFAKEALFNILNNHYYFDEISVLDLFSGTGNISYEFASRGSQSIISVDSHYGCVQFISKTAKELEYPITAIKSDVFEFLKKSKQNFDIIFADPPYDFSIEKFSEIVNHIFENQLLLEEGLLIIEHTKHIDLSELPYFSYDKKYGGSVFSFFEME, translated from the coding sequence ATGCGAATCATCTCAGGCAAAAACAAAGGCAAACGCCTAATAGCCCCTCAAAAACTACCCGTACGCCCTACTACAGATTTTGCCAAAGAGGCTTTGTTCAATATTTTGAATAACCATTATTACTTTGATGAAATCTCGGTATTAGACTTATTTTCAGGCACTGGAAATATCAGTTATGAATTTGCCAGCAGAGGAAGTCAAAGCATCATTTCGGTGGATAGTCACTATGGTTGCGTACAATTTATTAGTAAAACTGCAAAAGAGTTGGAATACCCCATCACGGCTATAAAATCGGACGTGTTTGAATTTTTAAAAAAATCAAAACAAAACTTCGATATCATTTTTGCTGATCCTCCTTACGATTTTTCGATTGAAAAATTTTCTGAAATTGTAAATCATATCTTTGAAAACCAGCTCCTTTTGGAAGAAGGTTTGCTCATTATTGAACATACCAAACACATTGACCTATCAGAGCTTCCATATTTTTCTTACGATAAAAAATACGGAGGTAGCGTTTTTTCTTTCTTTGAAATGGAGTAA
- a CDS encoding DUF3822 family protein — protein MQRLQENSIINTYFKELSIQIDLSGLSFCIFNPALNCIESIYHFKIDLNHTNALEMEKQLRALLFSESDLRQDFNTIKVLHNNQLFSLIPKALFTGKEFASSYLKYSVETNPTDFVEIDDIEPLEAVNLYVPNTLVNNILLEHYGYFDYQHFTTSLLKMFLTHYASHEQEATYMYVEQSSFYLVYFKNKKLQFLNRFPYETIEDLLYFLLYSVEQLEVKTEKVPIYISGEITRNSLIYHGLRKYIRNVYFMKTNAKPLSQGMDQTLARQHFLLTQQF, from the coding sequence ATGCAAAGACTTCAAGAAAATAGTATTATAAACACTTACTTTAAAGAATTGTCCATTCAAATTGATTTGAGTGGACTTTCTTTTTGCATTTTCAATCCTGCGTTAAATTGTATAGAATCAATCTATCACTTTAAAATTGATTTGAATCATACCAATGCGCTAGAAATGGAAAAGCAACTCCGTGCATTACTTTTTTCTGAAAGTGATTTACGGCAAGATTTTAATACCATTAAGGTACTACATAACAATCAGCTCTTTTCCCTTATTCCCAAAGCCCTTTTCACTGGAAAAGAATTTGCTTCTAGTTACCTGAAATACAGCGTTGAAACCAATCCTACTGATTTTGTAGAAATTGATGATATTGAGCCTTTAGAAGCCGTTAACTTATATGTGCCCAATACCTTGGTGAACAATATCCTTTTGGAACATTACGGATATTTTGATTATCAACATTTTACAACCTCTCTTTTGAAAATGTTTCTCACTCACTACGCCTCACACGAGCAGGAAGCCACCTATATGTACGTGGAACAAAGCTCATTCTACTTGGTGTATTTTAAAAATAAAAAATTACAATTCTTGAATCGTTTTCCTTATGAAACTATAGAAGATTTATTATATTTTTTGCTGTATTCGGTAGAGCAACTTGAGGTTAAAACGGAAAAAGTTCCTATTTATATTTCAGGAGAAATAACACGTAATTCTCTAATTTATCACGGATTACGTAAGTACATCCGAAATGTATATTTTATGAAAACCAATGCCAAACCACTATCACAAGGTATGGACCAAACCTTAGCTCGTCAGCATTTTTTACTAACGCAACAATTTTAA
- a CDS encoding ATP-dependent DNA helicase — protein sequence MDKQLFYKTLLQSFEHTPTSLQKVALQLLTDFLFATQKNKLFLLKGFAGTGKTSIVNCLSAQLGLIKQRVVLLAPTGRAAKVITSFSGQEAFTIHKYIYYTKNQSGGLLFSLKPNKHKNTLFVVDEASMIADVGFEGSDSVLDDLMRFVYQGENCRLLLMGDTAQLPPVTMTSSPALDIRNLEVRYGKEVTHIELTEVVRQEKNSGILYNATRIRECLFEYFTNHFRFEIRPFKDIVWLTEGVEIQEAIQDSYALKGVEQSTIVVRSNKRAVLYNKQIRQVILGQESELASGDLLMVVKNNYYWLKGSNQVNFIANGDTLEVLRVYTYKDLYGFRFAEVNVRLIDYPNQPPFDTVLLLDTLASEWASLSAQDTNRLYQEVLEDYADESSAYKKYMKVKENTFFNALQVKFSYAITCHKSQGGQWAHVFIEKPYLPDGVNEDYLRWLYTALTRATEKIYLINFKEEDFWLDDEY from the coding sequence ATGGATAAACAATTGTTTTACAAAACACTATTACAATCCTTTGAGCATACCCCGACCTCATTGCAAAAGGTAGCATTACAGTTACTTACAGATTTTTTATTCGCAACACAAAAAAATAAACTTTTTTTACTGAAAGGATTTGCTGGAACTGGAAAAACGTCCATCGTCAATTGTTTGTCGGCTCAATTGGGGCTCATAAAACAGAGAGTCGTTTTGTTAGCTCCTACCGGAAGGGCAGCAAAAGTAATTACCAGTTTTTCAGGACAAGAAGCTTTTACCATACATAAATATATTTATTATACTAAAAATCAAAGTGGCGGACTTTTATTTTCGCTAAAGCCTAATAAACATAAAAATACGTTATTTGTTGTAGATGAAGCTTCTATGATTGCTGATGTCGGTTTTGAAGGTAGCGATTCAGTACTTGATGATTTAATGCGTTTTGTGTATCAGGGAGAAAATTGCCGATTGCTTCTGATGGGCGATACGGCACAGCTTCCGCCCGTTACGATGACTTCCAGTCCTGCTTTGGATATCCGAAACTTAGAAGTACGATACGGTAAAGAAGTAACTCATATTGAACTTACTGAGGTAGTTCGACAAGAGAAAAATTCAGGAATTTTGTATAACGCCACTCGGATTAGAGAATGCCTTTTTGAATACTTTACTAACCATTTTCGTTTTGAAATACGTCCGTTTAAAGATATCGTTTGGCTTACCGAAGGTGTTGAAATACAGGAAGCTATACAAGATAGTTATGCACTTAAAGGTGTTGAGCAAAGCACTATTGTTGTACGCTCTAATAAGCGTGCGGTGCTGTATAACAAGCAGATACGTCAAGTGATTTTAGGACAGGAAAGTGAATTAGCCTCAGGAGATTTGCTTATGGTGGTAAAAAATAATTACTATTGGCTTAAAGGTTCCAATCAGGTGAATTTTATTGCCAATGGTGATACTTTGGAAGTTCTTCGAGTGTACACTTATAAAGATTTATACGGATTTCGGTTTGCGGAGGTAAATGTCCGTTTGATAGATTATCCCAATCAACCGCCTTTTGATACCGTGTTACTGCTTGATACCTTAGCCTCTGAATGGGCGTCGTTATCTGCTCAAGACACCAATCGCCTTTACCAAGAAGTACTCGAAGATTATGCCGATGAGTCCTCGGCTTACAAAAAGTATATGAAAGTAAAAGAAAATACATTCTTCAATGCGCTTCAAGTCAAATTTTCGTATGCGATTACTTGCCATAAAAGTCAAGGAGGGCAGTGGGCACACGTTTTTATTGAAAAACCTTATCTGCCTGACGGAGTAAATGAAGACTACCTACGATGGCTGTACACGGCACTTACCCGAGCCACTGAAAAAATCTATCTGATTAACTTTAAGGAAGAAGATTTTTGGTTAGATGACGAATATTAG
- a CDS encoding LLM class oxidoreductase: MLIDPHHLSVGIMFPIEAYEGAVPKMENQIKLAQQAEANGFHTLWVRDIPINNPEFGDAGQIYDPWIYLAHVASLTKTIKIGTASIILPLRHPIYVAKAAASLDCLFPNRFHFGVASGDRPVEYPAFDKPFELRSAHFSEHLKMLRDFWKTSFPEYNNEFGTLLSGTGDIIPKPLQGTIPTYITGHAGGINLDWIAKNGDGWIYYPREFTLTGKIVKNWQETLQKEALPYKPYIQSVYIDLDENPDFEPLQINLGFRLGRNYLIDMFLTLKKLGVNHAILMLKNATRPMDVILDEIGKEVLPQLR, from the coding sequence ATGTTAATTGATCCGCATCATCTTTCGGTAGGAATTATGTTTCCGATAGAAGCATACGAAGGAGCTGTTCCTAAAATGGAAAATCAAATAAAATTAGCCCAACAAGCTGAAGCTAATGGGTTTCACACACTTTGGGTTCGCGATATTCCTATCAACAACCCCGAGTTCGGAGATGCAGGACAAATTTACGACCCTTGGATTTATCTGGCTCACGTGGCTTCTTTAACCAAAACTATCAAGATAGGTACGGCAAGTATTATTCTACCATTACGACATCCGATATATGTGGCAAAAGCTGCTGCAAGTTTGGATTGTCTTTTCCCGAATCGGTTTCATTTTGGGGTAGCTTCGGGCGACCGACCCGTAGAATACCCTGCTTTTGACAAACCTTTCGAATTGCGTAGCGCTCATTTTTCGGAACATCTGAAAATGTTACGCGACTTTTGGAAGACTAGTTTCCCTGAATATAATAACGAATTCGGGACACTTCTCTCGGGCACAGGTGATATCATTCCTAAACCCTTACAAGGAACTATCCCTACCTATATCACTGGACACGCAGGAGGCATCAATTTAGATTGGATTGCTAAAAATGGTGATGGTTGGATATACTACCCCCGCGAATTTACCCTTACGGGAAAAATCGTGAAAAATTGGCAAGAAACCTTACAAAAAGAGGCGCTTCCCTATAAGCCTTATATTCAGTCGGTTTATATTGATTTGGATGAAAACCCCGATTTTGAGCCCTTACAAATCAACTTAGGCTTCCGATTGGGAAGAAACTACCTGATAGATATGTTCTTAACGCTGAAAAAATTAGGGGTTAATCACGCTATTTTGATGCTCAAAAATGCCACTCGACCTATGGATGTTATCCTTGATGAAATTGGAAAAGAAGTACTTCCGCAGCTACGATAA
- the kdsB gene encoding 3-deoxy-manno-octulosonate cytidylyltransferase yields MKIVAMIPARYNASRFPAKLMQDLEGKPVIVRTFQAVVATQLFDKVYVVTDDERIGQSIKEHGGEVIYSRKEHQSGSDRLAEACEFLDVDVIVNVQGDEPFTQKESLSLLIDIFKKDSCREVDVATLMEEIDNPEDISNPNNVKVVVNKNCDALYFSRAFIPFPRDPDSGLYHKHIGIYAYRKSALMAFSQLSESMLEKTEKLEQLRYLENGFKIRLALTKQSTIGIDTEADLIKARKLWRETQQNQKK; encoded by the coding sequence ATGAAAATAGTAGCAATGATCCCTGCGCGTTACAACGCTTCGCGATTTCCAGCAAAACTGATGCAAGACTTGGAGGGCAAACCCGTTATCGTACGTACTTTTCAGGCAGTTGTTGCCACACAATTGTTTGATAAAGTCTATGTGGTTACTGATGATGAGCGTATTGGGCAAAGCATAAAAGAGCACGGTGGAGAAGTTATTTACAGCCGTAAAGAACATCAAAGTGGGAGCGACCGACTTGCAGAGGCTTGTGAATTTTTAGATGTAGATGTCATTGTAAACGTTCAAGGAGATGAACCCTTTACCCAAAAAGAATCGTTAAGTTTACTGATAGATATTTTTAAAAAAGATTCGTGTAGAGAAGTAGATGTTGCTACTCTTATGGAGGAAATCGACAACCCTGAAGACATTTCCAATCCGAACAATGTAAAGGTAGTCGTCAATAAAAATTGTGATGCTCTTTACTTTTCACGAGCGTTTATTCCTTTTCCAAGAGATCCCGATTCAGGGCTTTATCATAAACATATCGGGATATACGCTTATCGTAAATCGGCTTTGATGGCATTCTCTCAACTAAGCGAATCGATGCTCGAAAAAACCGAAAAACTCGAACAATTACGATATTTAGAAAACGGATTTAAAATTCGTCTGGCACTCACCAAGCAATCCACCATAGGTATCGATACCGAAGCCGACTTGATAAAAGCCAGAAAGTTGTGGAGAGAAACACAACAAAATCAAAAAAAATAA
- the sucD gene encoding succinate--CoA ligase subunit alpha: protein MSVLVNKNSKIVVQGFTGSEGTFHAEQMIEYGTNVVGGITPGKGGQTHLGKPVFNTVREAVESLGADTSIIFVPPAFAADAIMEAADAGIKVIITITEGIPVADMIKVKDYIKDKDCRLVGPNCPGVITPEEAKVGIMPGFIFKKGNVGIVSKSGTLTYEAADQIVRQGLGITTAIGIGGDPIIGTTTKEAVELLINDPETQCVVMIGEIGGQLEADAAKWIQQSGTKKPVVGFIAGETAPKGRTMGHAGAIVGGADDTAEAKKKIMRACGIHVVDSPAKIGEKVAEVMKK, encoded by the coding sequence ATGAGTGTATTAGTTAATAAAAATTCTAAAATAGTGGTGCAAGGCTTCACAGGGAGCGAAGGAACCTTCCACGCCGAGCAGATGATTGAATATGGTACCAATGTAGTAGGAGGTATTACTCCTGGAAAAGGAGGGCAAACCCATTTGGGCAAACCCGTTTTCAATACCGTTCGTGAAGCGGTGGAAAGCCTCGGGGCTGATACTTCTATCATTTTTGTTCCACCTGCTTTTGCCGCTGATGCCATTATGGAGGCTGCTGATGCTGGGATAAAAGTTATAATCACCATTACAGAAGGAATTCCTGTGGCAGATATGATTAAGGTAAAGGATTACATAAAGGACAAAGATTGCCGATTGGTTGGTCCGAATTGTCCTGGGGTAATCACTCCAGAAGAGGCTAAAGTAGGTATTATGCCAGGTTTTATTTTCAAAAAAGGAAATGTAGGAATTGTTTCAAAATCAGGGACACTTACCTATGAAGCTGCAGACCAAATCGTTCGCCAAGGATTGGGAATAACTACTGCCATTGGTATCGGTGGTGACCCTATCATCGGTACTACTACCAAAGAAGCTGTTGAGTTGCTTATCAATGACCCTGAGACTCAATGTGTGGTTATGATTGGTGAGATAGGCGGACAATTAGAAGCTGATGCAGCCAAATGGATTCAACAAAGTGGCACGAAAAAACCTGTAGTAGGTTTTATTGCTGGTGAAACTGCCCCTAAAGGGCGTACTATGGGACACGCCGGAGCCATCGTAGGTGGTGCCGATGACACTGCTGAAGCAAAAAAGAAAATTATGAGAGCTTGTGGTATTCACGTAGTTGATTCTCCTGCAAAAATCGGGGAGAAAGTAGCTGAGGTGATGAAAAAATAA
- the rlmB gene encoding 23S rRNA (guanosine(2251)-2'-O)-methyltransferase RlmB → MERESYQIFGIRAVIEAIQSGKTIDKIFVQKGLKGTLFQQLKELLEKEQIAISYVPTEKLNRLTKKNHQGVVANLSPIEYHHFEDLVLNTIESGNSPLFLVLDHLSDVRNFGAIIRTALCTGVSGIIIPKRGSVSVTADTVKTSAGAAFKVPICKVENLRDALFFLQSSGIKVIAATEKTDQLIYNISMTEPIAIIMGAEDVGIAPALLKTADEKAKLPMVGEIGSLNVSVACGVFLYEVLRQRISK, encoded by the coding sequence ATGGAAAGAGAAAGCTATCAAATTTTCGGTATTCGAGCCGTAATTGAAGCCATACAATCAGGAAAAACAATTGATAAAATTTTTGTTCAAAAAGGATTGAAAGGCACATTATTCCAACAACTAAAAGAACTCCTTGAAAAAGAACAAATTGCTATTTCATATGTACCCACAGAAAAGTTAAATCGTTTAACTAAGAAGAATCATCAAGGGGTGGTTGCTAATCTTTCTCCCATTGAATATCATCACTTTGAGGATTTGGTACTCAATACCATTGAAAGTGGGAACTCCCCTCTATTTTTGGTATTAGACCATCTTTCCGATGTTCGTAATTTTGGAGCTATTATACGAACAGCTCTCTGTACAGGAGTCTCAGGGATAATTATCCCTAAAAGAGGAAGTGTTTCTGTTACTGCCGACACGGTAAAAACTTCCGCAGGAGCTGCCTTTAAGGTACCCATTTGTAAAGTTGAAAATTTAAGAGATGCCTTGTTTTTCTTACAATCTAGTGGAATTAAGGTAATCGCCGCTACCGAAAAAACAGACCAACTTATTTATAATATATCAATGACAGAACCTATTGCCATCATTATGGGAGCAGAAGATGTAGGTATTGCTCCAGCACTACTGAAAACCGCTGATGAGAAGGCGAAATTGCCTATGGTGGGCGAAATCGGTTCACTCAATGTTTCCGTAGCTTGTGGGGTATTTCTGTATGAAGTACTGCGACAACGTATCTCCAAATAA
- the infB gene encoding translation initiation factor IF-2 — protein sequence MSEGKVTRLNKILRELNISLERAVEFLASKGHEIEASPNTKISAEVSQLLSNEFDSDKSKKEASKEIVEDKRKEREAIRIEQEKENEEKRKAQEQEVIKAKGILPGIKSVGKIDLNRKKDEAKAEKQPEAPAQTAQQEIEQKPQPIEEQQKAEEIIQPKIEETPEAPQEQPKKQKPQPQIPQNQKKEKENPKKVKKEETQEPTDNNETPETGVIETQYQKLSGPTIVGDKIDLSQFEKKKGKKNKKGNAKSGTENDKNTDDAESKKRKRKRIRKEEVATANTGAGNHKKKDGKEGGKDKKGKFFAKVEPTDEEVQKQVRETLEKLQGKANKSKGAKYRREKRDSHRLKTEHELAQLEQEEKILKVTEFVTVDEVATMMNVPINKVIGACMSLGIMVTMNQRLDAETLTIVADEFGFDVEFATADIEEAIATEEDREEDLKPRAPIVTVMGHVDHGKTSLLDYIRKENVIAGESGGITQHIGAYSVKLENGERITFLDTPGHEAFTAMRARGTKVTDIAIIVVAADDDVMPQTKEAISHAQAAGVPIIFAINKVDKPTANPEKIKERLAGMNLLVEDWGGKIQSQDISAKTGLGVQELLEKVLLEAELLELRANPDKLALGTVVEASLDKGRGYVSTVLVEAGTLRVGDYVLAGTNSGKIRAMHDERGKKVKTAGPSTPISILGLDGAPQAGDKFYVFEDEREAKQIVAKRAQLLREQSVRTQRHITLDEIGRRIALGDFKQLNIILKGDVDGSVEALTDSFQKLSTEEIQVSIIHKGVGAITESDVLLASASDAIIIGFNVRPMANARTLAEREEIDIRSYSIIYDAINDLKDAMEGMLSPVMKEEVTGTVEVRELFKISKVGTIAGCMVTDGKIFRNSKIRIIREGVVIYTGELASLKRFKDDVKEVSKGYDCGLQVKNYNDLKEWDVLEAFQEVAVKKKL from the coding sequence ATGAGTGAGGGTAAAGTTACAAGATTAAATAAAATTTTAAGGGAATTAAATATTTCCTTGGAAAGGGCTGTTGAATTTTTAGCATCGAAAGGGCACGAAATAGAAGCTTCGCCAAATACTAAAATTTCGGCAGAGGTATCGCAATTGCTTTCTAACGAATTCGATTCGGACAAAAGCAAAAAAGAAGCATCCAAAGAAATTGTTGAGGACAAACGCAAAGAGCGTGAAGCCATCCGCATCGAACAAGAAAAAGAAAATGAAGAGAAGCGCAAGGCTCAAGAACAGGAAGTTATCAAAGCTAAAGGCATACTTCCAGGGATAAAATCGGTAGGAAAGATCGACTTGAACCGTAAGAAAGACGAGGCTAAAGCCGAAAAACAACCTGAAGCTCCTGCTCAAACAGCTCAACAAGAAATAGAGCAAAAACCTCAACCCATTGAGGAACAACAAAAAGCTGAAGAAATTATACAACCAAAAATCGAAGAAACCCCAGAAGCACCTCAAGAGCAACCTAAAAAACAAAAACCTCAACCTCAAATCCCTCAAAATCAGAAAAAAGAAAAGGAAAATCCTAAAAAAGTTAAAAAAGAAGAAACTCAAGAGCCTACTGATAATAACGAAACTCCTGAAACTGGAGTTATTGAAACACAATATCAAAAACTTTCAGGTCCTACCATTGTTGGAGATAAAATTGATTTAAGTCAGTTCGAAAAGAAAAAAGGCAAAAAGAATAAAAAAGGAAACGCAAAATCAGGTACGGAAAATGATAAAAATACTGATGATGCGGAAAGTAAAAAGCGTAAACGCAAACGTATCCGTAAAGAAGAGGTAGCCACAGCAAACACTGGAGCAGGAAACCATAAGAAAAAGGACGGAAAAGAAGGCGGAAAAGATAAAAAAGGTAAGTTTTTTGCTAAAGTTGAACCTACTGACGAAGAAGTACAAAAGCAGGTGCGTGAAACTTTGGAAAAACTCCAAGGAAAAGCCAATAAATCAAAAGGCGCGAAATATCGTAGGGAAAAACGTGATTCCCACCGACTAAAAACGGAACACGAGTTGGCACAACTCGAACAAGAAGAAAAAATCTTGAAAGTAACTGAATTCGTAACTGTTGACGAAGTAGCCACGATGATGAATGTACCGATCAATAAAGTTATCGGTGCGTGTATGTCATTGGGTATTATGGTAACGATGAATCAGCGCTTAGATGCTGAAACACTAACCATAGTGGCTGATGAATTCGGTTTTGATGTGGAATTTGCCACAGCTGATATTGAAGAAGCTATTGCCACCGAAGAAGACCGCGAAGAAGATTTAAAACCACGCGCTCCGATAGTTACCGTAATGGGACACGTTGACCACGGAAAAACCTCCTTGTTGGACTATATTCGAAAGGAAAACGTAATTGCAGGAGAAAGCGGAGGAATCACCCAACACATTGGAGCTTACAGCGTTAAATTAGAAAATGGCGAACGAATTACATTCTTAGACACCCCTGGACACGAAGCATTTACCGCTATGCGTGCTCGTGGTACCAAAGTAACCGATATTGCCATTATTGTGGTTGCTGCTGATGATGATGTGATGCCACAAACTAAAGAAGCTATCAGCCACGCTCAAGCAGCAGGTGTTCCTATTATATTCGCTATCAATAAAGTAGATAAACCTACCGCAAATCCTGAAAAGATTAAAGAGCGTTTAGCAGGAATGAACCTTTTGGTGGAAGATTGGGGAGGAAAAATTCAATCGCAAGACATTTCGGCTAAAACGGGACTTGGCGTACAAGAACTTTTGGAAAAAGTATTACTAGAAGCCGAATTATTAGAATTACGTGCTAATCCCGACAAACTAGCATTAGGAACAGTGGTTGAGGCATCGCTTGACAAAGGAAGGGGGTATGTCTCTACCGTATTGGTAGAAGCTGGAACCTTGCGCGTAGGGGACTATGTTTTGGCAGGAACGAATTCTGGAAAAATTAGGGCAATGCACGATGAGCGAGGTAAAAAAGTTAAAACTGCTGGACCTTCAACCCCGATTTCTATTTTAGGGTTAGACGGCGCACCTCAAGCAGGAGATAAATTCTACGTGTTTGAAGATGAGCGCGAAGCAAAACAAATCGTAGCCAAAAGAGCACAATTGCTTCGTGAACAATCGGTACGCACACAACGACACATTACGCTTGATGAAATCGGAAGACGTATTGCATTGGGTGACTTCAAGCAGCTTAACATCATCTTAAAAGGAGATGTGGACGGTTCTGTAGAAGCCCTTACGGATTCTTTCCAAAAACTATCCACCGAAGAAATTCAAGTATCTATCATACACAAAGGGGTTGGGGCTATTACAGAGTCTGACGTATTGTTGGCTTCAGCTTCTGACGCTATTATCATAGGCTTTAACGTTCGACCTATGGCAAATGCACGTACTTTGGCTGAGAGAGAAGAGATTGATATCCGTTCTTACTCCATCATCTACGACGCTATCAACGATTTGAAAGATGCTATGGAAGGAATGCTTTCACCAGTGATGAAGGAAGAGGTTACCGGAACGGTAGAGGTACGTGAACTATTTAAAATATCCAAAGTAGGTACTATTGCAGGGTGTATGGTTACCGACGGGAAGATATTCCGAAACTCTAAAATACGTATTATCAGAGAAGGAGTAGTTATTTACACTGGTGAATTGGCTTCACTTAAACGCTTTAAAGACGACGTTAAGGAGGTTTCAAAAGGTTATGACTGTGGTTTACAAGTCAAAAATTATAACGACTTGAAAGAATGGGACGTATTAGAAGCCTTCCAAGAGGTAGCCGTTAAAAAGAAATTATAA
- the nusA gene encoding transcription termination factor NusA gives MENLELIESFSEFKDDKLINRETLMAILEEVFRNTLKKKYGSDDNFDIIINPDKGDLEIWRNRIVVEDDEVEDPNQEITLTEARKIEPDFEVGEEVSEEVKLKDLGRRAILALRQNLISKIHEYDSTTIYRRFKDLIGQIYVAEVHHIRHRAVILLDDEGNEIVLPKDKQIPSDFFKKGEHVRGVIESVELKGNKPAIIMSRTSPDFLERLFEQEIPEVMDGLITINKVVRIPGDKAKVAVDSYDDRIDAVGACVGVRGSRIHGIVRELGNENIDVINFTNNPSLLITRALAPAKVSSVTINEAEKRAEVFLQPEEVSKAIGKSGHNIRLASQLSGYEIDVYREGVTMDEDIDLDEFDDEIEAWIIEEFKKAGLDTAKSILELEVSDLMKRTDLEEETIVEVIKVLEEEFEK, from the coding sequence ATGGAAAATCTTGAATTGATAGAATCTTTTTCAGAGTTTAAAGACGATAAACTCATTAACCGAGAAACGCTTATGGCTATTCTGGAGGAAGTTTTCCGAAATACTCTGAAAAAGAAATATGGTTCAGATGATAATTTTGATATAATTATTAACCCTGATAAAGGAGATTTAGAAATCTGGAGAAATCGAATAGTGGTAGAAGACGATGAGGTAGAAGACCCCAATCAAGAAATTACCCTTACCGAAGCCCGTAAAATAGAACCCGACTTTGAGGTGGGCGAAGAAGTATCAGAAGAGGTAAAACTAAAAGACCTCGGGCGAAGAGCTATTTTGGCATTACGCCAAAATCTGATTTCTAAAATACACGAATACGACAGCACAACCATTTATCGCCGATTCAAAGATTTAATTGGGCAAATTTATGTGGCTGAAGTGCATCACATCCGCCATCGTGCGGTAATTCTTTTAGATGATGAAGGTAATGAAATTGTACTGCCTAAAGACAAACAAATTCCTTCGGATTTCTTCAAAAAAGGAGAACACGTTCGCGGAGTGATTGAGTCGGTAGAGCTCAAAGGAAACAAACCTGCTATCATTATGTCAAGAACTTCTCCTGATTTCTTGGAGCGCCTCTTTGAACAGGAAATTCCTGAGGTAATGGACGGACTTATCACCATCAACAAGGTAGTTCGTATCCCTGGAGATAAAGCAAAAGTAGCCGTTGATTCATACGACGACCGTATTGATGCCGTAGGAGCTTGTGTGGGGGTACGCGGTTCGCGTATTCACGGAATTGTGCGAGAATTAGGCAACGAAAACATTGATGTGATTAATTTTACGAACAACCCAAGTTTACTTATTACCAGAGCCTTAGCCCCTGCCAAAGTAAGTTCAGTAACTATCAATGAAGCTGAAAAACGTGCCGAAGTATTTTTACAACCCGAAGAGGTTTCAAAAGCTATCGGGAAGTCAGGGCATAACATTCGCTTGGCGAGTCAGTTGAGTGGCTATGAAATTGACGTATATCGTGAAGGAGTTACGATGGATGAAGATATTGATTTGGATGAATTTGACGATGAAATAGAGGCTTGGATTATTGAAGAATTCAAAAAAGCTGGATTGGATACCGCCAAAAGTATCCTTGAATTGGAGGTTTCTGACCTAATGAAACGTACCGATTTAGAAGAAGAAACCATTGTGGAGGTAATCAAAGTTTTAGAAGAAGAATTTGAAAAATAA
- the rimP gene encoding ribosome assembly cofactor RimP, translating to MEFKNKVKQLVDNALQENQSLFLIDLSVSADYSVKIVIDGDKGVGIDDCIALSRAIEHNLDREEVDFSIEVTSFGATEPFVNERQYHKNIGREVEVKTTEGKIYQGVLKNITDQEVLLQTTTREPKPVGKGKITVVKEQKIALNHIKETKVIIKF from the coding sequence ATGGAATTTAAAAATAAGGTTAAACAACTCGTTGACAACGCACTACAAGAAAATCAAAGCTTGTTTTTGATTGATTTATCAGTATCGGCTGATTATTCGGTAAAAATAGTTATAGATGGTGATAAAGGTGTGGGTATTGACGATTGTATTGCACTAAGCCGAGCGATAGAACATAATTTAGACCGCGAAGAGGTAGATTTCTCTATAGAAGTAACCTCGTTTGGAGCTACTGAACCTTTTGTAAATGAGCGCCAATACCATAAAAATATCGGTCGTGAGGTCGAAGTAAAGACCACCGAAGGTAAAATTTACCAAGGTGTTTTAAAAAACATTACCGACCAAGAGGTATTGCTACAAACCACAACACGCGAACCTAAGCCCGTAGGCAAAGGTAAAATTACCGTTGTTAAAGAGCAAAAAATTGCACTCAATCACATAAAAGAAACAAAAGTTATCATTAAATTTTAA